CGCTCGTGAGCGCCTTCCTCCCGTGGGACGCCGGCTACGACGCAGCGGCGTCCGAAGCCGACGCCGGAGCGGGCGACGGAGCGGATGCGGCGGGCTCCGACTTCGGGTCGGCGGACTTCGGCGCGGCCGATTTCGGCGGCGCGGACTTCGACCTCGGCTTCTGACCCGCCGCGAGCATCGCGACCGCGATCGCGTAGCCGACGGCCGCGACGAGCGCGAGCCAGACGTCGAGGCCTTCGATCGCGATCGCGACGACGGGCGGGATCGTGAGCAGCGCCGCCGCCGCGAGCACGACGACGCTCGCCGGGCGCGAGAAGGCCGGAGGACGCTCGAAGCGCCCGAGCGCCAGTGACAACAGGGAGACGAGTCCGAGCACGACGAGGAAGACGATCGGGCGCGTCCCCCACCACGCAGCCGTGCCCGCATCCGGTGCGACGGCCGGCACGAGGAGCCCGAGGCCCGCGATAGCGAGGATGAGCGGGAGGTGCCACAGGTACACGGTCATGAGGCGGGTGCCCACGACGAACACGATCGCCTGCATCGCGCGCGTGCGCATGAGAGCCGCGAGCGGCGGCTTGAGCAGCTGCAGGAGGGCAGCCTGCCCCGCGCCGAGCGCGACGAGCGGCACCGTCGGCGGGTTGAGGTTCGTGAGCATGTCGTCGGAGTACGGCCCCCACGCCGTGAGCGGCACGAGCGCCGCCCAGCCCGCGGCGGCGATGAGCACGAGCTGCCACCAGGCACGACGTGCGAACCAGCCGTCGGCGTACCAGAAGCCCAGTTGCTGCACGAGCGGCCAGACGAAGAGCAGGTTGAGGTAGCCGACGACGCTCGCGCCCGCCTGGTCGACGGGAGCGCCCGAGATGCCGAAGCGCGCGACGTCGACGGCCACGACCGCCGCGAACAATACGGCGAGCGTCGCGCGCGGTGCGCGCTCGTGCCACGCGAGGAGGGATGGAGCCGCGAGCTGGCAGATGAGGTACGCGCCGAGGAACCACAGCGGGCTCCCGACACCGGTCGCGACGGCGTCGAGCAGCCCTGCGTCGACGCCGAGGAGCGTCGCGACGCCGAGCGCGACCGCGAGGAAGACGAGCAGCGGAAGCGAGGGTCGCGCGAGGCGCTGCATGCGCGTGTGCACATAGGTGCGCGCCACGGCATCCGTACCCCGACCCGCCTCGATCGCCGGTCGCCGTGCGCTGCGCAGCGACGTCGCCGTCGCGAAGCCGCCCACGACGAAGAAGAGCGGCATCACCTGGCCGACCCACGTCGCGGCCGCGAACCACGGCAGCTCCTCGAGCGGGCGGCTCACCGAGATGCCGCCATCGGCATCCGGCCCCACGCCCACGAAGAGCAGGTGCACGGCGACGACGACGAGCACGCAGAACACGCGCGCGAGATCGAGCGTGAGATCGCGACCGCTCAGGTCGACGCTCTTGCGGGAGGTGTGCTCCGTCGTCACGAGCACACTGTAGCGGCGGGGCTGTCAGGCCTCCGCGAGGATGCGCACGGCCGTGTTGAGGTCGTACGACTGGCCGACCTCGACCGAGGTGTTGAACACCGGGCCGCTGAGGCTCACGAACACGGGACCCGCCTCGAGCACGTACCCGATGACGTGCGCTCCGTCGCGCACACGATGCACGTCCTCCAGCACCCGCTCCACATCGAGCTCGGTGCGTGTCGAACGCGATTCGACCGTCAGATGCATCAGCCACCACCCCTTCCGACCCTGCCCCGTGTTCGGGGGGCATACCCCGTCGCTGTCCCCCATTGAACGCCCGCCCGAACCCCGCGACAAGAGGCTTTACAGGGAATCCACCGCGTGTTACATGCGCGTTACATCAAGACACCGCTCCCACGGGATGCGGAGGCTGATGCCAGGCTTCTGCCAGGTACATCCGTCAACGTTGATGACGGCCCGGGCGCCCGGTGTGACCATCACCACCGTTCCCATCGCCCGACAACACGGCCCGACCGATGATCCGACGGCGCGCAGCTGCGCTCTCCCGCCCCGAGGCGGGACAGAAACCCCGAGAGACCCGTTTTCCGTGCCCCTTTCGTTCCCGAACGCTTCCGTGCGTCCTTCCGACGCCTCCCACATCCGACTCGGCATCTTCCGCCGCATGAGCCGCCGCCGCCTCGGCGTGTTGACCGTGCTGCTGAGCATGTCGCTCGTCGTCATCCACGACCTGCCCGCCTCCGCGACGACGATCGCGCAGGAGGAGAGCTCGACCCTGCCCGGCCAGGAGCTCGTGCTCACCGACGCGTCGTTCGCCGCCTCCGCGATGAAGGTGCCGGTCATGAACGACCGCGACGACTTCTCGCTCACCTACTACACGCCCGTGCAGTGGCCCATCAACCCCGGCAGCCCCATCTCGAGCTACTTCGGCGGCCGCGCCGCCCCGTGCGCGGGCTGCTCGACCAACCACCACGGGGTCGACTTCACCCCGGGCGCCGGCGTCCCCGTCCACGCGATCGCCGACGGCGTCGTCGTGTCGATGCCGATCGGGGGCCTCGGAACCCAGGTGGTCATCAAGCACGTCATCGACGGCCAGACGGTCTACAGCGCCTACGGCCACATGCAGTCGGGCTCCGCCACCGCCGTGGGCACCCGCGTGCGGATGGGCGACGTCGTCGGGCGCGTGGGCAACACGGGCATGAGCTCGGGCACCCACCTGCACCTGGCGATCATGGTGGGCGACTGGAACTTCATCGACCCGCTGCCGTGGATGCGCGCGCACGTGACCGAGGCCTGGAACGGCTGATCCCGGCGTTCCGAACGGGGCGTCTGAGGGCTACTCCTCGCGCGGCCGGTCGCCGGTCTCGTCGTCGAGCAGGTCCTGAAGGGCTCGGTCGACGTCGTCCTGCTCCGGCTCGTCGCCCGTGAGGCGCGCGATGAGCAGCGTCGGGTCGTCGATGTCGGCGTCGCTCGGCACGATGTCGGGGTGCGCCCACAGGGCGTCGCGGGAGTCGGCGCCCACGGCATCCGTGACCGCCTGCCACATGGCGGCGGCCTCGCGCAGCCGACGCGGACGCAGCTCGAGTCCCACGAGCGTCGCGAAGGCCGACTCGGCTGGACCACCCGCGGCACGGCGGCGGCGCACCGACTCGGCTACCGCGACCGACTTCGGCAGGCGCACGGTGGCCTGCGCGGTCACGACGTCGACCCAGCCCTCGACGAGGGCGAGCATCGTCTCGAGGCGGTGCAGCGCCGCGACCTGCTCGTCGGTCTTCGGCGGGATGAGCTTGCCGCTCGTCATCGCCTCGCGCAGCGACTCGGGGTTGGCGGGATCGAAGTCGGCCGCGAGCTCCTCGAGCGGCGCCGTGTCGATGCGGATGCCGCGCGCGTAATCGGTGATCTGCGTCAGCAGGTGCAGGCGCAGCCACTTCGCGTGCCGGAAGAGGCGCGCGTGGGCGAGCTCGCGCACGGCGAGGTAGAGACGCACCTCGTCGACGGGGATCTCGAGGCCGCGGGCGAAGCCGTCCACGTTCTGGGGTACGAGCGCTGCCTGGCGCTGCTCGCCGTCGAGCAGCGGGATGCCGATGTCGCCGCCCGAGACGACCTCCTGCGCGAGCTGCCCGACCACCTGGCCGAGCTGCATCGCGAAGAGCGTTCCGCCGACGTTGCGCATGAGGCGGCCGGCGTCGCCGAGCATGCTCGTGAGCTCCTCGGGCGCCTGCTCCTCGAGCACCTCGGTGAGAGCGGATGCGATGGAGTCGGCCACGGGCTCGGCGAGCTGCGTCCACACGGGCATGGTCGCCTCCGCCCAGCCCGCGCGCGTGAGCAGCGTGGG
The Protaetiibacter sp. SSC-01 genome window above contains:
- a CDS encoding M23 family metallopeptidase codes for the protein MSRRRLGVLTVLLSMSLVVIHDLPASATTIAQEESSTLPGQELVLTDASFAASAMKVPVMNDRDDFSLTYYTPVQWPINPGSPISSYFGGRAAPCAGCSTNHHGVDFTPGAGVPVHAIADGVVVSMPIGGLGTQVVIKHVIDGQTVYSAYGHMQSGSATAVGTRVRMGDVVGRVGNTGMSSGTHLHLAIMVGDWNFIDPLPWMRAHVTEAWNG
- a CDS encoding zinc-dependent metalloprotease; translated protein: MADEPRDPFSGSGDDPGEEFRDMLRDFLAGNSDLDPAQLASAAGLPNDPELVQRLIGQLQAALQNSGDGINWSLAKDQATALASRSAVTATPAEVSALEQALHVAALWLDEATGITGLTTEPTLLTRAGWAEATMPVWTQLAEPVADSIASALTEVLEEQAPEELTSMLGDAGRLMRNVGGTLFAMQLGQVVGQLAQEVVSGGDIGIPLLDGEQRQAALVPQNVDGFARGLEIPVDEVRLYLAVRELAHARLFRHAKWLRLHLLTQITDYARGIRIDTAPLEELAADFDPANPESLREAMTSGKLIPPKTDEQVAALHRLETMLALVEGWVDVVTAQATVRLPKSVAVAESVRRRRAAGGPAESAFATLVGLELRPRRLREAAAMWQAVTDAVGADSRDALWAHPDIVPSDADIDDPTLLIARLTGDEPEQDDVDRALQDLLDDETGDRPREE